The following coding sequences are from one Senegalia massiliensis window:
- a CDS encoding bacteriophage Gp15 family protein, with product MNILIDLVPDTVEIDGIDYKINTCFRISMMFELLMQDNSIPEDEKLKMALNLYYEEVPDNLNKAVEKILWFYKCGKEDDISNSNNTENANNNSKKADNIYSFGHDDEYIYSAFLDQYGIDLQDIEHLHWWKFKAMFKSLKDDNLISKIMGYRSITISSDMSDNDKKYYRKMKEIYALPDNRTQEEKENDFDNVLSSIF from the coding sequence ATGAATATTTTAATTGATTTAGTTCCTGATACAGTTGAAATAGATGGAATAGATTATAAAATAAATACTTGTTTTAGAATTAGTATGATGTTTGAATTACTAATGCAAGACAATTCTATTCCAGAAGATGAAAAATTAAAAATGGCTTTGAATTTATATTATGAAGAAGTTCCTGATAATTTAAATAAGGCAGTTGAAAAGATACTTTGGTTTTATAAATGTGGAAAAGAAGATGATATAAGTAATTCTAATAATACAGAAAATGCAAATAATAACTCTAAAAAAGCTGATAATATATACTCTTTTGGACATGATGATGAATATATATATTCGGCTTTTTTAGATCAATATGGAATAGATTTGCAAGATATAGAACATCTTCATTGGTGGAAATTCAAGGCTATGTTTAAAAGCTTAAAAGATGATAATCTAATATCTAAAATTATGGGCTATAGGTCTATAACTATAAGCAGTGATATGAGTGATAATGATAAAAAATATTATAGAAAAATGAAAGAGATATATGCTTTACCTGACAATAGGACACAAGAAGAAAAAGAAAATGACTTTGACAATGTATTATCGTCTATATTTTAA
- a CDS encoding phage tail tape measure protein: MAKDGSLIFDTRIDEKGFKKGVSALKSSAGIAAKTVAASMVAATAAVVGIGVASAKVGSNFKASMSQVAATMGITVDEINKGDKSFKMLEKAAKDAGKTTQFSASQSAEALNYLALAGYDAEKSVKALPTVLNLAAAGGLDLAYASDLVTDSMSALGLEMSQLEGFTDELAKTSQKSNTSVSQLGEAILTVGGTAKVLAGGTIELNTALGILADNGIKGAEGGTALRNIILSLTAPTDKAAIKMKELGLEVLDAEGNVRPLNDVFKDLDKSLVGMTEGEKTQVLNSIFNKVDLKSANALLANSGERFDELSNYIANADGAAADMAETMNDNLLGKIEIMKSALEGLGITIYEDMDSPLKGVVETLTGYIDKINSTLTAHDDIKQAMKESGMSAEMFGYNLEEIPNGFEGAAEVIGEILADILLRLSEGAPKLLELGVNLINSLLEGLRANLPQISESAITLIQTFISSFLEILPEVLVLGIELIANLATGIAEMLPELIPIAISAIDTIINALMENLPTIIDSGVQIMIALAEGISGNIPSLMTKIIELVIMIADKIIENLPLILNAALQMIMALAQGIIDNLPTLIAEVPRIINEFSNAIYDMLPTIIATGVKIIVALIKGLIDSIPTLVKNIPAIIMAIVNVFTLYNWWNLGKGVILKIKDGLLSMKRNIGTTAKSIAFNVVEGIKDFFRGSNKIGKNLISDIASGIKNMAWKAASVAREMAEGSIKAIKDKFSWSNMKKIGENLVKGIWDGIKNVKRWILDKISGFAGDVTGWIKKKFGIHSPSRVMRDEVGENITLGVGVGIEKGMPELQRDVDSEMSKLTRKMKATVDLESSDVGTKITATNDSKKYNVVTTNNDDTDEKVVLSGDIHATFEIDGEEIATATAPYTSKEIAIRNKRREG; the protein is encoded by the coding sequence ATGGCAAAAGATGGTTCTCTTATTTTTGACACCAGGATAGATGAAAAAGGCTTTAAAAAGGGTGTTAGTGCTTTAAAAAGTTCTGCTGGCATTGCTGCTAAAACAGTAGCTGCTTCTATGGTTGCTGCAACAGCAGCAGTAGTAGGCATAGGTGTTGCATCTGCAAAAGTTGGAAGTAATTTTAAAGCTAGTATGAGTCAAGTGGCAGCGACTATGGGAATAACTGTAGATGAAATAAATAAAGGTGATAAATCCTTTAAAATGTTAGAGAAGGCTGCTAAAGATGCAGGAAAGACCACTCAATTTAGTGCAAGTCAATCAGCGGAAGCTTTAAATTATTTGGCACTTGCTGGATATGATGCTGAAAAATCTGTAAAAGCATTACCTACTGTTTTAAATTTGGCTGCTGCTGGAGGATTAGATTTAGCATATGCTAGTGATTTAGTTACTGACAGTATGAGTGCGTTGGGTTTAGAAATGAGTCAGTTAGAAGGTTTTACTGATGAACTAGCTAAGACAAGTCAGAAGTCTAATACAAGCGTTTCACAACTTGGTGAAGCTATACTTACTGTAGGTGGTACTGCTAAGGTATTAGCTGGTGGAACTATAGAACTTAACACAGCATTAGGAATACTTGCTGATAATGGTATAAAAGGTGCAGAAGGTGGAACAGCTTTAAGAAATATTATTTTGTCTCTTACTGCCCCAACAGATAAAGCTGCTATTAAAATGAAGGAATTAGGACTAGAAGTTTTAGACGCAGAAGGAAACGTAAGACCTTTAAATGATGTATTTAAAGATTTAGATAAATCATTAGTAGGTATGACAGAAGGTGAAAAGACTCAAGTTTTAAATTCTATATTTAATAAAGTAGATTTAAAAAGTGCTAATGCTTTACTTGCAAATAGTGGTGAAAGATTTGATGAATTATCTAATTATATAGCAAATGCAGATGGAGCAGCTGCTGACATGGCTGAAACTATGAATGATAATCTACTTGGCAAAATAGAAATAATGAAATCTGCTTTAGAGGGTCTAGGAATAACTATATATGAAGATATGGATAGTCCCTTAAAAGGTGTAGTTGAAACTCTTACAGGATATATTGATAAAATAAATAGCACTTTAACAGCTCATGATGACATTAAGCAAGCTATGAAAGAATCAGGCATGAGTGCTGAAATGTTCGGATATAATCTTGAAGAAATTCCAAATGGTTTTGAAGGTGCAGCAGAAGTTATAGGAGAAATACTTGCTGATATTCTACTTAGACTATCAGAAGGTGCACCAAAACTACTAGAATTAGGAGTTAATCTAATAAATTCATTATTAGAAGGCTTAAGAGCAAATTTACCACAAATATCTGAATCTGCAATAACTCTAATTCAAACATTTATAAGTTCATTCTTAGAGATATTGCCTGAAGTATTGGTATTAGGAATAGAATTAATAGCTAATTTAGCAACAGGAATAGCAGAAATGTTACCTGAGTTGATACCTATTGCTATTAGTGCTATAGATACAATTATAAATGCCTTAATGGAGAATTTGCCAACTATTATAGATTCAGGAGTTCAGATTATGATTGCATTAGCAGAAGGTATTTCTGGAAACATACCTTCTTTAATGACAAAAATAATAGAGCTTGTAATAATGATAGCAGATAAAATAATAGAGAATCTACCATTAATTCTTAATGCAGCACTTCAAATGATAATGGCTTTAGCACAAGGAATAATTGACAATTTACCTACTCTAATAGCTGAAGTACCTAGAATAATAAATGAATTTTCTAATGCTATATATGATATGTTACCTACTATTATTGCAACAGGAGTAAAGATAATAGTAGCACTTATAAAGGGCTTAATAGACTCAATACCTACTTTAGTTAAAAACATTCCAGCTATAATAATGGCTATAGTAAATGTATTTACCTTGTATAATTGGTGGAATTTAGGTAAAGGTGTAATCTTAAAGATTAAAGATGGGCTTTTATCTATGAAAAGGAATATAGGAACTACTGCAAAAAGCATAGCTTTTAATGTAGTTGAAGGTATTAAAGATTTTTTCAGAGGTTCAAATAAAATAGGTAAAAACTTGATAAGTGATATAGCAAGTGGAATAAAAAATATGGCATGGAAGGCAGCTAGTGTCGCTAGAGAAATGGCTGAGGGCTCAATTAAAGCTATTAAAGATAAATTTAGCTGGTCTAATATGAAGAAAATAGGTGAAAACTTAGTTAAAGGAATATGGGATGGTATCAAGAATGTTAAAAGGTGGATATTAGATAAAATAAGTGGGTTTGCTGGTGATGTAACAGGTTGGATAAAAAAGAAATTTGGTATTCATTCACCTTCACGTGTAATGAGAGATGAAGTAGGAGAAAACATAACTTTAGGTGTTGGTGTAGGAATTGAAAAAGGTATGCCAGAGTTACAACGTGATGTAGATAGTGAAATGTCTAAATTGACTAGAAAAATGAAGGCTACAGTTGATTTAGAAAGTTCTGATGTGGGAACAAAGATTACTGCTACTAATGATTCTAAGAAATACAATGTAGTAACTACAAATAATGATGATACTGATGAAAAGGTAGTATTATCAGGCGATATTCATGCCACTTTTGAGATTGATGGAGAAGAAATTGCTACAGCGACAGCTCCATATACATCAAAAGAAATAGCTATAAGAAATAAAAGGAGGGAAGGATAA
- a CDS encoding DUF6673 family protein: protein MAKKIELKNSDLELDIAGHVFTLNTGDPELLEKVSNFSEEAQKKAEDIGENKDYIKALKETIQFCLDTIDKILGESASKKIFEGKKVNLFDALNIINSINIEVKADMDNKFKAYSPNRAQRRSNKNKKK from the coding sequence ATGGCTAAGAAAATAGAACTTAAAAATAGTGATTTAGAATTAGATATAGCAGGACATGTTTTTACACTTAATACAGGAGATCCTGAATTGCTTGAAAAAGTTTCAAACTTTAGTGAAGAAGCTCAAAAAAAGGCAGAAGACATAGGTGAAAATAAGGATTATATTAAAGCTTTGAAAGAGACTATACAGTTTTGTCTTGATACTATTGATAAAATATTAGGTGAAAGTGCTAGCAAAAAAATATTTGAAGGAAAAAAAGTAAATTTATTTGATGCTTTAAATATAATAAATTCTATTAATATAGAAGTTAAAGCAGATATGGATAATAAGTTTAAGGCTTATTCTCCAAATAGAGCACAAAGAAGAAGTAATAAAAATAAGAAGAAATAG
- a CDS encoding DUF5067 domain-containing protein: MKKILALFMILLMTFSLIACGDSSKDEDTEDTSVDTQESDAEENKDESKNDVYFKDNEVKIEDLKIKIKETKVIPVGEAGNEYGEKPVFAIWYETTNLTDKEIDPLTAWIAVFTAIQDNDENAINELEVGSLPDENHLDSQSEAIKKDGTVENSIAYELDDLETPVTLVANQGIAGEEIGREEYEIK; this comes from the coding sequence ATGAAAAAAATATTAGCATTATTCATGATTTTATTAATGACGTTTTCATTGATAGCTTGTGGAGATAGCTCTAAAGATGAAGATACAGAAGATACTTCAGTAGATACTCAAGAAAGTGATGCAGAAGAAAACAAAGATGAAAGCAAGAATGATGTTTACTTTAAAGACAACGAAGTGAAAATTGAAGATCTAAAAATCAAAATTAAAGAAACTAAAGTTATACCAGTAGGAGAAGCTGGAAATGAATATGGTGAAAAACCAGTATTCGCTATTTGGTATGAAACAACAAATCTTACTGATAAGGAGATAGATCCTTTAACAGCATGGATTGCAGTATTTACTGCTATTCAAGATAATGATGAAAATGCAATAAATGAATTAGAAGTTGGCTCATTGCCAGATGAAAATCACTTAGACTCTCAATCAGAAGCAATCAAAAAAGATGGCACAGTGGAAAACTCTATTGCTTATGAATTAGATGATTTAGAAACTCCAGTGACGTTAGTAGCTAATCAAGGGATTGCTGGAGAAGAAATAGGTAGAGAAGAATACGAGATAAAATAA